In Paludibaculum fermentans, the genomic stretch GGTGGCGAACTCTCTCGCGTGGCCCTGGCGTTGAAGACCTGCATCGTGCCGAAGTCCCACGGCCGCGTCGCCCGCACGCTCGTCTTCGACGAAGTAGATTCAGGCGTCGGCGGAGCTGCCGCGGAAACCATCGGCCGCCGGCTGAAGAAGATCTCCGAATCGAATCAAGTGCTGTGCGTCACGCACCTGGCTCAGATCGCCGGCTTCGCCGATCATCACTACGTCGTGTCGAAGCGCGAATCCGCCGGCCGCACCTCGGCCCAGGTGGATGAGATGCTCGGCGACGAACGCGTTCGCGAGATTGGCCGCATGCTGTCCGGCCAGCACCTCAGCGCCGAGGCCCTGCGCCATGCCGAGAAGCTGATAGAGGAGTACGCCCGCCGTGGCTGACGTCCAACTCATCACCACTGATCTGATCGAAGCCCTGCGCGTCCGTGCCGCTGCCGCCCCTCGTCTGCGCATCAACCATAACTTTCACAGCGGTCCTGCGGACAACCCACACCGCTTCCTCAACGTAATGATGCGGGGCACCTACGTCCAACCGCACCGCCACAAGATACCCGCCAAGGCGGAAAGCTGGGTGCTGATGAACGGCAGCGTCCGCCTCTTCACCTTCGACGAGCAGGGCGTCGTTGCCGGCAGTTGGCTGCTCTCGGCGGAAGGCCCGGGGCGTGGGATCGACGTCGCCCCGGGTCTCTGGCATACAGTCTGTGTTGCCAGCGATTGGGCTGCCGTGTACGAGGTGAAGCCCGGCCCCTGGGATCCGGCCACCGACAAGGAGTTCGCGCCCTGGGCCCCAGCGGAAGGGGATCCGGGCGCCGTGAACTATCTGGAAAGCCTGCTTTCCCTGCCGTAGCTCCACACCGGCTAGCATAGAGGTAAGGAGCGGGCGCCAATGAATCGAACTCTGTCCAGACGAGCCTGGCTCTCCGTGTGTCTATTGCCCGCGGCAATTACCGCAGGCTGCAACGCCGTTGGGTGGCAGGCGGGCGAACTCTGCAAAGCATGCCAGCGCCCCGTTCACAAGAACTCCCGCACGGTGGCCCTGCTCGACGGGAAGCAGGCGGTCTTCTGCTGCCCGGCCTGTGCCCGCTCCGAGCATCTGCAATCCACCAAGTCCGTCCAGATCGTCGAACTCACAGACTTCAACACCGGCAAGCCGCTGGCGACCGCCGGCGCCTACGTGGTCCGCAACAGCGACGTGAATCCCTGCACGGAGCACACGCACGCGCCGGGTCCCGACAAAAGGCCCATGCAGACGACCTTCGACCGTTGCAGCCCCGGCGAACTGGCCTTCGCGGGCAAATCCGATGCCGAAGCCTTCGCCCGCCAGCACGGCGGCCAGGTGATCGACTTCGCAACCCTGGCCCGATAGTTCTACTTCGCCGCCTCGATCTTCTCCACCTGGATCGTCTTCCCGCTCAGCGTACCCGTCACCTTCACCTTGGCCGCCGCGAACTTCTCCGGCGCCGCCTGGTCGCTTAGCGTGTACACGTTCTTCCCGTCATACAGCGCGTACTTATACCGCTTGTCCATCTTCACGCAGTCGCGCACGCATTTGGCGTCATTCGCGGCGCCCATGGCTTTGTGGTCGCCTCCGCACATCGTGTCCGTAATCACGCCGGTGAAGACCTGCGACCCTCCGGCGGCCATCATCAGGCCGGCATACATCAGGGTGAGGGGAATTAGTTTCTTCATGATCAATTGCCTTTCTCGGGTATCGAAGTCAGCAGCTCAAGACCATGAACGGCGTTGAGCTTCCGCCAGGCGAGGTTGAATCGCTTCTCGTCCAGCGGCTGCTTAAGTTGAAAATTGAAGCCCTTGCGGCTGCCATAGTGCGTGCTGGCGCGCTCGAAGGACGTAATGGTCAGTTGATACGGATCGGAGCTGCTGATGTTCTCGATGTCCTGGTACCGCCAGGTGCGCGACGCTTCCTTGCGGTCGGTCACATACACCACCCGGTCGTTCGCAAACCCCAGTGTGCCCTGGGAGCCGTTCAGCTTGCCCAGTAGTTTGACCGGCAGTTCCCACAAGGCCTGCACCTGTTCGTCCGCCACCGCCGCGACGAACCTGCGGTCCAGCCGCGTCTTCAGCATCTCGTACACCGGCCGCACATCCTGGCCCGGCAGCAGCTTGAACTCGTACTCCTGGTCGAGCCCCAGCGCCCACTTCCGGTCCTGGTACGTCACGATCCGGATCTTCTCCGGCGAGATGTAGAGCTGCTCGATGTCCTGGTAGCCCCAGTGTCCATGGTGCAGTTGATCCGGAGTCTTCTTCTTCCGGCTCTGCTCCTGGAACGTGATGCCATGCTCATCCACCACCAGCGTCGCCGGCTGATCCTTCCGCACCAGCAGATGGTCGTGCAGCGCCTGGAACCGGAACTCGGCGGCCTGCACCGAAACCGCCGCCAGCGCGAACACGGCTAGGCCTGTGCGTGCGATTGCTTTTTGACTTCGCTGTTCCATTTCCAAACCTCGTAAATTGCGGGATACACCACCAGCTCCAACAGGAACGACGTGAAGATGCCGCCGATCATCGGCGCGGCAATACGCTTCATCACATCGCCGCCCGCTCCGGCCGACCACATGATCGGCACCAGACCCAGGAACATGCAGGCCACGGTCATGAACTTGGGCCGGATCCGCTTCACCGCGCCGTCGTGAATCGCATCCTGCAGTTCGCCCAGCGTCGACATCCGCCCGTCCTTCTTGGCCTTCTCATAAGCCAGGTCCAGGTAGAGCAGCATGAAGACCGCCGTCTCGGCATCGACGCCCATCAGCGCGATCAACCCCACCCACACGCCGATGCTCATGTTGTAGCCCAGCGCGTACAGGAACCAGATCGCGCCCACCGCCGAAAACGGCACGGCCAGGATGATGATCAGCGTCTTCGTCAGCGACTTTGTATTCAGGTACAGCAGCATCAGCACCAGGAACAGCGTCACAGGCAGGATCACCGTCAACCGCTCTTTCACGCGCTGCATGGCCTCATACTGTCCGCTCCACGCGATCGTGTACCCGGGCGGCAGCTTGATGTTGTCGCGGACCAGTTTCTTCGCCTCTTCCACATAACTGCCGACATCCCGGCCCGCCACGTCGACGTACACATACCCGTTCAGCAGCCCGTTCTCATCGCGCAGCATCCCGGGCCCCGTCACCGTCTTGATGCTCGCCAGTTCCGAGATCGGCACCTGTTTCTTCGCGTCCATCGTCGGCACCAGCACCCGGCCCAGCATGTTCACATCGCTGCGGAAGTCGCGGAAATAACGCACATTCACCGGATACCGCTCGCGGCCCTCAATGGTCGTCGTTACGTTCTCCCCGCCGATCGCGCTCATCAGCACATCCTGCGCGTCCGCGATCGTCAGCCCATACCGCGCCAGCTCATCCCGCTTCCAGTCGAAGTCGAGGAAATACCCGCCGCCCGTCCGCTCCGCGAAGACGTTGCGAGTTCCCTCGATCCTGGGCAGCAGCGCTTCCACCTCGCCGCCCAGCCGCTCGATCTGGCGCAGGTCGGACCCGTAGATCTTGATCCCCACAGGAGTCCGCACGCCCGTCGTCAGCATGTCGATACGGCCCTTGATCGGCATGGTCCACGCATTCGACGCGCCCGGCAGCTTCAGTGCCGCATTCATCTCTTCCACCAACTGGTCCTGGGTGATGTGATCGGGCGTCAACCGCCGGAACACGCCCTTCGACCACTCCGGCGCCCAATCCGAATACCACGTGCTCACCTTGCGCCACTCCGTCTCGGGCTTCAGCACGATCACCGTCTCCATCATCGACAGCGGAGCCGGATCCGTCGACGTCTCCGCCCGGCCCGCCTTGCCCATCACCGACTCCACTTCCGGAAACTTCTTGATGATCCGGTCCTGCACCTGCATCAGCCGCTGCGCGTCGTTCACGGAAATGCCCGGCAGCGTCGAAGGCATGTACAGCAGCGAGCCCTCATTCAATGGCGGCATGAACTCCGAGCCCAGCTTCTCGAAGACCGGAATGGTCACGAGAACCATCGCCACGGCGGCCGCAATCACTGCGTACTTCCACCGCAGCGCCCAGCGGCACACGGGATCATAAATCCGGATCAGGATGCGGCTGATCGGGTGGTGCTCTTCCGAGTGAATCGTCCCCACCAGCACCGCGTTCGCCACCCGCGCCAGCCAGGCCGGACGGAACTGGAACTTCTGCATGTGCGTGAACAGCAGCCGCATGGCCGGGTCCAGCGTGATCGCCAGCACGGCGGCTACGATCATCGAGAAGTTCTTCGTGTACGCCAGCGGCTTGAACAACCGCCCTTCCTGCGCCTCCAGCGTCAGCACCGGCAGGAAGGACACCGCAATCACCAGCAGTGCGAAGAAGCTGGGCCCGCCCACCTCCTTCACCGCATTCACCACCACCCGGTGGTAATCCTCCTTGCGGCCGGTCCGTTCCCACTCTTCCAGCTTCTTGTGCGTCTGCTCGACAACCACAATCGCCGCATCCACCATCGCCCCAATCGCAATCGCGATGCCGCCCAGCGACATGATGTTCGACGTTAGTCCCATCATCTTCATCGGGATGAACGAGATGATGATTGCAATGGGAATCGTGAACACCGGGATGATCGCGCTGGGCACATGCCACAGGAACACCAGGATCACCAGCGAGACGATGATCATCTCCTCGGTCAGCGTGCCCTTCAGGTTTTCAACCGACCGCAGGATTAGGTCCGACCGGTCGTACGTGCTGACAATCTTGAGCCCCGCCGGCAGCCCCGGCTCCACTTCCTTGATCTTGGCCTTCACGCGCTCAATCACGTTCAGCGCGTTCTCGCCCTGCCGCATCACGATGATCCCCGACACCACGTCGCCCGTGCCGTTGTAATCCGCCACGCCGCGCCGCATGTCCGGACCCAATGTCACCGTACCCACATCACTCACCCGGATCGGCACCCCGTTCTCACTCGCGCCCAGCGCGATCTTGCCGATGTCTTCCTCGCTCTTGGCGTACCCCCGTCCGCGCACCATATACTCCGCGCCGGCCATCTCGATCAACCGCCCGCCTACGTCGTCATTCCCCTTCCGCACCGCCTCCACCACCCGCATGATCGGGATGTTGTAGGCCTGCAGCCGGTTCGGATCCACGTTGACCTGATACTGGCGCACGAACCCGCCGATGGGCGCCACTTCCGCCACGCCCGGCACCGACTTGAACTGGTAATTCAGGAACCAGTCCTGCAGCGACCGCAGCTCCGCCAGCGACCGCTTGCCCGTCGTGTCCACCAGCGCATACTGGAACACCCAGCCCACACCAGTCGCATCCGGACCCAGTTCCGTCTTCACACCCTGCGGCAGCCTCGGCAGCACCGACGACAGATACTCCAACGTGCGCGACCGCGCCCAGTAGATGTCAGTCCCTTCCTCGAAGATGATGTAGACGAACGAATACCCGAAGTCCGAGAACCCGCGCACGTCTTTCACCTTCGGCGCGCCCAGCATCGTGGTGACGATGGGGTACGTGACCTGGTCCTCCATGATGTCCGGACTGCGGTCCCACCGCGAGTACACGATCACCTGCGTATCGCTCAGGTCCGGAATCGCATCCAGCGGCACCGTCCGCATCGAGTAGATTCCGCCCACGACAGCGAACCCCACCAGGATGAACACCAGGAACTTGTTCGCGGCCGAGAACTCAATAATCCGGTCGATCATTGCTTTGCCGCCTGCCCATGATCGTGCGTCGCCGCGCCGGTGCCCGGTGACCGCATCTGGCTCTCGCTATCGATCAGGAAGTTGCCTGACGTCACCACCTTTTCGCCCGCCGCCAACCCCTTCAGGATTTCGATCCTGTTGCCGATCCGGTCGCCCGTCTCCACCGCGCGCGGCTCCAAATACCCGTCTCCGCGATCCACAAACACCGTCTTCCGCAACCCCGCGTCCAGCACCGCATCCGCCGGGACACTCACGCGCCGCGGCGACGACACTGTGAAATCGACGTCCACGAACATGTCCGGCTTCAACAGCAGCCCCGGATTCTCCGCCTCCAGCCGCACCTTCAGCGTGCGCGTCATCGGGTCCACCTGGGGCTGGATATAATTCACCCGCGCCGCGATCTTCCGTCCACCGGCGTAGCTCAACGTCAGCGTGGCGCCCATTCCTTCGCGGATCATGCTCATCTCGTTCTCGAACACATCCGCCATCACCCACACGCGGCTCAGGTCCACAATGCTGTAGAGCTCCGTCTCCGGCATCACGCGCTGCTTCGGAAACGCATTGCGCGTCATGACATAGCCGCTGATCGGCGCATGCAGCGTGATATTCGTCACCGGCAGCCGCGACTTCTCGATCCCCGCGATCTGCTCCGCCGTCAGGTCCCACAGCTCCAGCCGCTTCCGGGCAGCGTTGATCAGTGACTCGCCCTGCGCGCCGGTCCCCGCCAGCGTGCTGTTCCTCAGGATCTCGCGGCTCTTGAGAGCTAGCAGATACTCGTGCTGGCTCGCCAGTAGCTCCGGGCTGTACAACGTCAGCAGCGGCTGGCCCTTCTCCACCAGCTTGCCGGTGAAGTTCACAAACACCTGGTCGATCCAGCCCTCTGTCTTCGACTGGACCCTCGCCTGGCGCGTCTCGTCGATCGCCACCTTGCCCACCGCCCGGAAGCTGTGCGACCCCGCCGCCTCTTCCGCTACGCCATACCGCACGCCAATCAGTTGCTGCTTCTCCGCTGACACATGGATCGTGCCCGCCGGCATGCTCGCCAGGTCCCCGCCCGCCGCCTTCGTGCCAGCCGAATCCGCCTCGTCCGGCACCAGCCTCATTCCGCAGATGCCGCATTCGCCCGGCTTGTCCGACCGGAAGTTCGGATGCATCGGGCAGTGGTACCCGTGCGGCTTCTCGGCCTGGTGCAAGCCCTTCGCCTCGCGCGGACCATACCACCGCCCATACCCGAAACCGCCTACGAACGCCGCCGCCAGCAGCACCAGGGCCAGGAGGACCTTCAGAACCTTCATGGCAGCAGGCTCCTCCCCGTCATCTCTTCCAACCGGCTCACGGCGAGGTAGTAGTTCTGCAGCTCTTCGTAGTAATTCATCTCGTACTCGACCACCGTGACGTAATTCATCAGCACGGTCAGAAAGTCCACTGATCCGGTCTCGTAGGACGACAGCGACGACTCCAGCGCCAGGCTCGACTGCGGAATGACCGTCTGGCTGTACAGCTTGATCAGTTGGTTCGACGTCTCCGCCATCAACTGGTCGTCCTTGATCCGGAAGTGCAGCGACTGGTTGCTCGCTTCGTAATCGCGCCGCGACGCCGCCAGCGTCTGCGACTGCTCCGTCACCGCTGGCCGCTGCTTGCGGAAGAAATAGAGCGGGATCTTGAAGTCGGCGCTCAACTGATACATGGGCGGCATCGAGCCCATGTTGAAGTACCCCGCTTTGATCGTGTAGTCGGGATAGTATTCCTTGCGCGCCATGTTCACCGCCAGCTCCGCGCGCTGGATCATCTTCTCGTCCTTCAGCAGCATCGGCGAGTTCTGCTTTGCCGCCTCGTACAACTCCTCCAGTCCCACCTTCATCTCCTGCGGCAACAGCGCATCCGGCTTCTCCAGCGACGACCCCGGAGCCCGGTTCACCAGGCTCACGATCTCCGCCTCCCGCGCCCGCTTCTCGCGCTCCAACTGGATCCGCTTCGTCGCCAGAATCGAGATCTGCGTCTGGGCCTTGAACACATCCTGCTGCGCCGCTTTGCCCACCGAGTACCGCGCTTCGGTGATTTTCAGCAGCCGCCTCAGCAGGTCAATGTTGCGATCCAGAACCTCCACGACCTCAAACGCGTAAGCCCGCCGGTAGTACGCCTGCTTGATCCTCGACACCACGCTCAACTGCGCCTGCGTGTAGTTCTGGAACTCGGCCTCGTACTCCTTCACCGCCATATCGCCCTGCAGCTTCCGCTTGCCCGGCCACGGCACTTCCTGCGACACCATGAAGCCGATATTCGACGTCGGTTCCTTGCCTAGTCCTGCGCCTGGCCACGGCCGCCCGTTGCTGGCAAACCCTGGCGAAAACATCGGGTCCGGCAGGCTGCTCACCTGGCCCGGCCGCTGCCGCGCCGCTTCATACCGTTTCTGCGAGGCCAGGATCTCCGGATTGTTGCTCAGGGCCTCAGCCAGCAAGGCCTTGAGGCTGCCGGGCGGTTCGGCGGCCCGCAGCCACCCCAGTGCCATCAGCACCGTCAGGCTGAACCGGATTGCGAAGATGGGCGGGCGTGTATCCATCACTGTCCAGACAAGGGCAGTTCCTGGGCCAACCTCGCGGACTTGTCTATCTCTTTCCGGGTCAATGCTTTGTGCTCGGCACCAGCCCGCCGCCCGTGTCGAACCTGGAGACTTTCAGACGGCGATTGTCCAAAATGAGGCACCGCCGGAAGTCCGCTCGCCGCGCCCATCTACGTTACACTCCCTACATCGGGACCCCTGTGGAGCCAGAACGCCAGAAAACCAATTGGGTCGCCATCGCCCTGGTCGTGGCCGCCATCGCCGCCATCAGCGCCGGCCACTACTTCACCCCGCCCAGCCAGTTGATGTGGCATGGAGTCTTCCAGCGCGCCTACTACCTGCCGGTCGTCTTCGCCGCCATCACCTTCGGCTGGATCGGCGGACTCGCCGCCGCCGCCACCGCGGGACTCGCCTACCTCCCGCACATCATGACCGCCTGGACCGGCATGCGCCACTACGAACTCGAGCAATACGTCGAGATCATCATGTTCTTCGCCGTCGGAGCCGTCACCGGCATCCTGGCCGACAAGGAACGCCATCGCCGCCTGCAACTCCAACAAACAGCTCAACAACTCAGCCACGTCTACCAGGAACTCCAGAGCACCTTTGAACAGGTAAAACGCGCTGATCGCCTCTCTGCCATCGGCCAGCTCGCAGCCGGCCTGGCCCACGAGATCCGCAACCCCCTCGCCAGCATCGACGGCGCCGCCGAAGTCCTGCTAGTGGGCGGCGAACCCGAAGAGGTTCGCCAGGAGACCCTTGGCATCATCCGCAAGGAATGCGCCCGCCTCAACCGCCTGCTCTCCAGCCTCCTCGACTTCGCCCGCCCCCGCCATCCGGAATGGCGCGAAGTGAACGTTGCCGGAGTTCTCGACAAAGTCCTTGAACTCGTCGCCCACTCCGCCAAGAATGGCATCCGGTTTGCCAAAGAGTTTCACGGCGGTCCGCCGCGTCTGGTCTGCGACGAGGAACAGTTGGCCCAAGTCCTTCTTAATCTCATCCTGAACGCCACCCAGGCCATGCCGAGGGGCGGGGAAGTGCGCGTCGACGTCGAATCCAGCCGCGAAAGCCTCGAGATCCGGGTCAAGGACCAAGGCGAAGGCGTGCCCGAGGAACTGCTCGACCGCATCTTCGATCCCTTCTTCACCACCAAGGACACCGGCACCGGCCTCGGCCTCTCCGTCGTCCACCAGATCGTCTCCCAGCACGGCGGCAAAGTGGCTGTCACCCGCAATCCCGATAGAGGACTGATGTTTACCCTTTCGTTCCCGCAGAAACAGGCCGTACAACCGTGACCGGCAAACGCATCCTGATTGTCGACGACGAGGAGAGCCTGCGGCGCGTCACCCAGCTCCGCCTGCAGCAGGCCGGCTACGAAGCCTCTACCGCCGCCGATGGCGATGAAGCCCTCGCCTTCCTCCAACGCCACCCTCAGGATCTGGTCCTGACCGACCTCCGCATGCCCGGCATGTCCGGTCTCGACCTGCTGAAGCGCATCCGTCAGGACTACCCCGAAATCATCGTCATCGTCGTCACCGCCTTCGGCACCATTGAGTCCGCCGTCGAAGCCATGAAACACGGAGCCTTCGACTACATCATCAAGCCGGTGAACTCCGACGCCCTCCGCATCATTCTCGCCCGAGCCCTGGAGCACCACGAACTCCGCCGCGAAGTGCAGTCCCTCCGCACCGCCATCGACCGCAAGTTCGGCTTCGAAAGCATCATCGGCCGCTCCAAAGCCCTGCTCTCCACCCTCGAGAACGCTGCTCGCGCCGCCCAAAGCGCCTCCACCGTCCTGGTCCGGGGCGAAACCGGCACAGGCAAGGAACTCCTGGCCAAGGCCATCCACTTCAACAGCCCGCGCCGCGACCGCCCCATGATCGTCATTAATTGCGGCGCCATCCCCAGGGAACTCCTGGAATCCGAGCTCTTCGGTCACACCCGCGGCTCCTTCACCGGAGCCGTCGTCGCCAAACAAGGCAAAATCGAGATGGCCGACCAGGGCACCCTCTTCCTGGACGAAATCGGGGAAATGCCGCTGGAGCTCCAGGTGAAGCTGCTGCGCCTCATCCAGGAACGCGAGATCGAAAAGATCGGCGCCACACAACCGGTGAAGGTCGATGTCCGCATCATCGCCGCCACTCATCGCAACCTGCAGGCCATGGTCGAAAACGGCACCTTCCGCGAAGACCTCTACTACCGCCTCGCCGTCATCCCGCTGGAACTCCCGCCCCTCCGTGAGCGCCCGGACGACGTGCCTGAACTGGTGGCCATGTTCTTCCACAAGTTCAAACAGCGCCTGGAGCGGCCCGATCTCATCCTGCCCCAAACCCTATTGCCCCACTTCTCCACTTACCGCTGGCCCGGCAACGTCCGCGAACTGGAGAACATCGTGGAGCGCCTGGTAGTCCTCTCCCCAGGTCCGGAAATCACGATCGCCGACCTCCCCGAAGACCTCCGCCGCCAGCGCGACCCCCTGGAAGCGATCCAGCTTGAACTCCCCCCGCAAGGCATCAGCCTCGAAGCGGTGGAGAAGGAGCTGGTTTTGCGGGCCCTCCAGAAGTGCAACTGGAACCAGACCAAGGCGGCGGACTACCTGGACATCAGCCGCAAAGTCCTGATCTATCGTATGGAGAAGTTCGGATTAAAGAAGGACTAGCCGGTCTTCCAGCCAATCAGCTCTGGATAGGAGGGCGGACCCCCAGGTCCGCAGGCGGTCCCCTGACCGCCCTTCTTCCCCAATCGAGGCCCCCCATCGTTGCGGAACCCCCCTGGATTCAGCTAGTCTAGTGTGTGGTGAGGTGCGAGAGTGGTTGAATCGGGCGGTCTCGAAAACCGTTGAACCTTTACGGGTTCCGTGGGTTCGAATCCCACCCTCACCGCCAGTTCCAAGGCGTTCGCGACAGGAACTGGCTCCGGCCGTTAGCTTCTCCAAACTAACCCTACTGTCGGCCACAGGTTTGTCCCAACTGCCAGCCACTGGCTCTCCTCCTACTTCATCGCGACA encodes the following:
- a CDS encoding efflux RND transporter periplasmic adaptor subunit is translated as MKVLKVLLALVLLAAAFVGGFGYGRWYGPREAKGLHQAEKPHGYHCPMHPNFRSDKPGECGICGMRLVPDEADSAGTKAAGGDLASMPAGTIHVSAEKQQLIGVRYGVAEEAAGSHSFRAVGKVAIDETRQARVQSKTEGWIDQVFVNFTGKLVEKGQPLLTLYSPELLASQHEYLLALKSREILRNSTLAGTGAQGESLINAARKRLELWDLTAEQIAGIEKSRLPVTNITLHAPISGYVMTRNAFPKQRVMPETELYSIVDLSRVWVMADVFENEMSMIREGMGATLTLSYAGGRKIAARVNYIQPQVDPMTRTLKVRLEAENPGLLLKPDMFVDVDFTVSSPRRVSVPADAVLDAGLRKTVFVDRGDGYLEPRAVETGDRIGNRIEILKGLAAGEKVVTSGNFLIDSESQMRSPGTGAATHDHGQAAKQ
- a CDS encoding WbuC family cupin fold metalloprotein, with the translated sequence MADVQLITTDLIEALRVRAAAAPRLRINHNFHSGPADNPHRFLNVMMRGTYVQPHRHKIPAKAESWVLMNGSVRLFTFDEQGVVAGSWLLSAEGPGRGIDVAPGLWHTVCVASDWAAVYEVKPGPWDPATDKEFAPWAPAEGDPGAVNYLESLLSLP
- a CDS encoding sigma-54-dependent transcriptional regulator, producing the protein MTGKRILIVDDEESLRRVTQLRLQQAGYEASTAADGDEALAFLQRHPQDLVLTDLRMPGMSGLDLLKRIRQDYPEIIVIVVTAFGTIESAVEAMKHGAFDYIIKPVNSDALRIILARALEHHELRREVQSLRTAIDRKFGFESIIGRSKALLSTLENAARAAQSASTVLVRGETGTGKELLAKAIHFNSPRRDRPMIVINCGAIPRELLESELFGHTRGSFTGAVVAKQGKIEMADQGTLFLDEIGEMPLELQVKLLRLIQEREIEKIGATQPVKVDVRIIAATHRNLQAMVENGTFREDLYYRLAVIPLELPPLRERPDDVPELVAMFFHKFKQRLERPDLILPQTLLPHFSTYRWPGNVRELENIVERLVVLSPGPEITIADLPEDLRRQRDPLEAIQLELPPQGISLEAVEKELVLRALQKCNWNQTKAADYLDISRKVLIYRMEKFGLKKD
- a CDS encoding efflux RND transporter permease subunit is translated as MIDRIIEFSAANKFLVFILVGFAVVGGIYSMRTVPLDAIPDLSDTQVIVYSRWDRSPDIMEDQVTYPIVTTMLGAPKVKDVRGFSDFGYSFVYIIFEEGTDIYWARSRTLEYLSSVLPRLPQGVKTELGPDATGVGWVFQYALVDTTGKRSLAELRSLQDWFLNYQFKSVPGVAEVAPIGGFVRQYQVNVDPNRLQAYNIPIMRVVEAVRKGNDDVGGRLIEMAGAEYMVRGRGYAKSEEDIGKIALGASENGVPIRVSDVGTVTLGPDMRRGVADYNGTGDVVSGIIVMRQGENALNVIERVKAKIKEVEPGLPAGLKIVSTYDRSDLILRSVENLKGTLTEEMIIVSLVILVFLWHVPSAIIPVFTIPIAIIISFIPMKMMGLTSNIMSLGGIAIAIGAMVDAAIVVVEQTHKKLEEWERTGRKEDYHRVVVNAVKEVGGPSFFALLVIAVSFLPVLTLEAQEGRLFKPLAYTKNFSMIVAAVLAITLDPAMRLLFTHMQKFQFRPAWLARVANAVLVGTIHSEEHHPISRILIRIYDPVCRWALRWKYAVIAAAVAMVLVTIPVFEKLGSEFMPPLNEGSLLYMPSTLPGISVNDAQRLMQVQDRIIKKFPEVESVMGKAGRAETSTDPAPLSMMETVIVLKPETEWRKVSTWYSDWAPEWSKGVFRRLTPDHITQDQLVEEMNAALKLPGASNAWTMPIKGRIDMLTTGVRTPVGIKIYGSDLRQIERLGGEVEALLPRIEGTRNVFAERTGGGYFLDFDWKRDELARYGLTIADAQDVLMSAIGGENVTTTIEGRERYPVNVRYFRDFRSDVNMLGRVLVPTMDAKKQVPISELASIKTVTGPGMLRDENGLLNGYVYVDVAGRDVGSYVEEAKKLVRDNIKLPPGYTIAWSGQYEAMQRVKERLTVILPVTLFLVLMLLYLNTKSLTKTLIIILAVPFSAVGAIWFLYALGYNMSIGVWVGLIALMGVDAETAVFMLLYLDLAYEKAKKDGRMSTLGELQDAIHDGAVKRIRPKFMTVACMFLGLVPIMWSAGAGGDVMKRIAAPMIGGIFTSFLLELVVYPAIYEVWKWNSEVKKQSHAQA
- a CDS encoding two-component system sensor histidine kinase NtrB is translated as MEPERQKTNWVAIALVVAAIAAISAGHYFTPPSQLMWHGVFQRAYYLPVVFAAITFGWIGGLAAAATAGLAYLPHIMTAWTGMRHYELEQYVEIIMFFAVGAVTGILADKERHRRLQLQQTAQQLSHVYQELQSTFEQVKRADRLSAIGQLAAGLAHEIRNPLASIDGAAEVLLVGGEPEEVRQETLGIIRKECARLNRLLSSLLDFARPRHPEWREVNVAGVLDKVLELVAHSAKNGIRFAKEFHGGPPRLVCDEEQLAQVLLNLILNATQAMPRGGEVRVDVESSRESLEIRVKDQGEGVPEELLDRIFDPFFTTKDTGTGLGLSVVHQIVSQHGGKVAVTRNPDRGLMFTLSFPQKQAVQP
- a CDS encoding TolC family protein, encoding MDTRPPIFAIRFSLTVLMALGWLRAAEPPGSLKALLAEALSNNPEILASQKRYEAARQRPGQVSSLPDPMFSPGFASNGRPWPGAGLGKEPTSNIGFMVSQEVPWPGKRKLQGDMAVKEYEAEFQNYTQAQLSVVSRIKQAYYRRAYAFEVVEVLDRNIDLLRRLLKITEARYSVGKAAQQDVFKAQTQISILATKRIQLEREKRAREAEIVSLVNRAPGSSLEKPDALLPQEMKVGLEELYEAAKQNSPMLLKDEKMIQRAELAVNMARKEYYPDYTIKAGYFNMGSMPPMYQLSADFKIPLYFFRKQRPAVTEQSQTLAASRRDYEASNQSLHFRIKDDQLMAETSNQLIKLYSQTVIPQSSLALESSLSSYETGSVDFLTVLMNYVTVVEYEMNYYEELQNYYLAVSRLEEMTGRSLLP